A single Hemiscyllium ocellatum isolate sHemOce1 chromosome 18, sHemOce1.pat.X.cur, whole genome shotgun sequence DNA region contains:
- the fjx1 gene encoding four-jointed box protein 1 produces the protein MNPPLLTGLAGMWLLLLLLAALALLFFPAVPGQAASGAPSRAKSLRTLLAVPAAPTRRPPAGGALSRDVPRTGGLDRSPAAGFSESHVKRWQLKARSSRLVSLEPGCGRLSNRLAIFSDGTRACLRYGINPDQVLGETLSFYLSRLLGIRNVPALALSRVNTNAEQWLGVRRDVQDSQWADRPIVSLTEWISDLSDVVTPPSLRTAARTLSPSLDNVTSRELMELVQWSDLILFDYVTANFDRLASNLLNLQWDSRVMERSTNNLQRTAKGALVFIDNEAGLVHGYRVLPMWDQYHEALLKTICIFRKETARKIAELHKSQDVAQQLLDLYRNRCLHSARWMQYGRLHQFSSFSSHLAKHPFQIFFSL, from the exons ATGAATCCCCCTCTGCTGACTGGCCTGGCCGGGATgtggttgctgctgctgctgctggccgCCCTGGCTCTCCTCTTTTTCCCGGCTGTCCCTGGCCAAGCCGCCTCCGGTGCGCCGAGCCGAGCGAAAAGTTTGCGAACTCTGCTCGCCGTTCCCGCGGCGCCGACGAGGAGGCCCCCAGCCGGAGGGGCGCTCTCCCGAGACGTGCCGCGGACTGGTGGCCTGGACCGCTCTCCGGCCGCCGGCTTCTCCGAGTCGCACGTCAAGCGCTGGCAGCTGAAAGCCCGCTCCTCCCGCCTGGTCTCCCTGGAGCCGGGCTGCGGGAGGTTGTCCAACAGGCTGGCCATCTTCTCGGACGGAACCAGAGCCTGCCTCAGGTATGGCATCAACCCCGACCAGGTGCTCGGCGAGACCCTCTCGTTCTATCTCTCCAGGCTCCTGGGTATTCGCAACGTGCCGGCCCTGGCTCTGTCCAGGGTCAACACCAACGCCGAGCAGTGGCTGGGGGTGAGGCGCGACGTTCAAGACTCCCAGTGGGCGGATAGACCCATCGTCAGTCTGACCGAGTGGATCAGCGACCTCAGCGACGTGGTGACCCCGCCATCCCTTCGGACAGCAGCAAGGACGCTGTCCCCCAGCCTGGATAATGTGACAAGCCGAGAGCTGATGGAGCTTGTGCAATGGTCAGACCTCATCCTCTTCGACTACGTGACCGCCAACTTCGACAGACTGGCCAGCAACCTGCTGAACCTGCAGTGGGACTCCAGGGTCATGGAGAGGTCGACCAACAACCTCCAGCGGACTGCGAAGGGGGCTTTGGTTTTTATCGACAATGAGGCGGGACTCGTCCATGGCTACCGGGTGCTGCCCATGTGGGACCAGTACCACGAAGCACTCCTGAAGACCATCTGCATCTTCCGGAAGGAAACCGCCAGGAAAATCGCCGAGTTGCACAagtcccaggatgttgcccagcAATTACTGGATCTGTACAGG AATAGGTGCCTGCACAGTGCAAGATGGATGCAATATGGAAGGCTTCATCAATTCAGTTCCTTTTCATCACATCTTGCCAAACATCCATTCCAGATATTCTTCAGTCTTTGA